The following DNA comes from Desulfobaculum xiamenense.
GCAGCGGCGAGAAGGGGAAGGGACGCGCGTTGGAGTTGAGCGTCATGTAGCGCAGGCACAGGTAGGCGTAGCGCGACATGGTGTTGCAGAACGTGCGCAACGGCTCGCTGTGCTTGCGGGTGGCAAGCAGGATGCCGTACTGGACCAGAGTTCCAAGCTGGGCCAGCAGACGGACGACCTCGAACGCGATGAAGATCACGAGAGTGTACAGGAAACGGTACAGGACCGCCTTGCGGTCGGCATGCATATCGGACATCGTGCGTATTCCTCCTTCATTGGATGGGTGCATATGACGCATTACGCTACATGGCGCATGCGCTCACCAATCCGTAACCGCTCGCCAGCCGCATGTCCAGAGATAGCGACACGCCGCATATTGACAGTTTCCGCACACGCACACGTCGTCCAACGCATGCATTCCGCATGCCGTACACTGCATCGACACAACGCAAAAGGGACCGCCCCCCGAAGGAACGGTCCCATGCCATACAACGCGTCCGCGCCGCGCTACTCGCTAGCCATACCCTCGTAGATGGCGGTCAGCAGCACGTCGATGATGCTCGATCCTTCACCGGCAAAGGTGCTCTCGGCCGTGGCCATGGCGAGCAGGATAAGTTCGCGCCGCTGACGCTGGTCCGGCGTCAGTTCGGAGGGCGGCGAGGTCAACAGATGACGGATGCGGCTTTCGGCCGCGCCGAGGTCGCGCCGGAAATCGCGCACCATCTCGCGCGACTGCA
Coding sequences within:
- a CDS encoding DUF4389 domain-containing protein, which gives rise to MSDMHADRKAVLYRFLYTLVIFIAFEVVRLLAQLGTLVQYGILLATRKHSEPLRTFCNTMSRYAYLCLRYMTLNSNARPFPFSPLPKDAEAPESDITYGK